The Anoxybacillus flavithermus genome has a segment encoding these proteins:
- a CDS encoding flagellar basal-body rod protein FlgF: MFRGLYTAASGMLSQQRRIEMMTNNIANANTPGYKADQASLRAFPEMLMHRIQQTTIPTEKKLTWRDRTYIGPLSTGVYVQELVPNFAQGDIRETGNNTDMAIVDGTGTSFFTVQNETGEVRYTRNGHFTIDADGFLTTTDGLYVLDETGNRIQVGDEQFTVLEDGTITKNGGQIARLRIAYAENVQTLMKEGNGLFRAEQQLPPAETYTIRQQHIERSNVDLSRTMTDMLSAYRAFEANQKILQAYDKSMDKAANEIGRLR; the protein is encoded by the coding sequence ATGTTTCGCGGACTATATACAGCAGCCTCAGGCATGCTTTCACAACAACGCCGCATCGAGATGATGACGAACAATATCGCAAATGCGAATACGCCGGGTTACAAAGCTGATCAAGCATCGTTGCGAGCTTTTCCAGAGATGTTGATGCACCGCATTCAACAAACAACGATTCCGACAGAAAAAAAACTCACGTGGCGTGATCGGACGTACATTGGCCCGCTATCGACAGGTGTGTACGTGCAAGAACTTGTCCCAAACTTCGCCCAAGGCGACATACGCGAAACAGGCAACAACACCGACATGGCGATCGTCGATGGGACAGGCACATCGTTTTTTACGGTACAAAACGAAACGGGTGAAGTTCGCTACACACGAAACGGACATTTTACGATCGATGCCGATGGTTTTTTAACGACGACAGACGGCTTGTACGTGCTCGATGAAACAGGTAACCGTATTCAAGTAGGCGATGAACAGTTTACTGTACTTGAAGACGGAACGATCACGAAAAACGGTGGACAAATCGCTCGCCTTCGCATCGCTTATGCTGAAAATGTGCAAACGCTTATGAAAGAAGGAAACGGTTTATTTCGAGCCGAACAACAACTTCCGCCTGCTGAAACGTATACGATTCGGCAACAACATATCGAACGTTCAAACGTCGATTTGTCTCGTACGATGACAGATATGCTTTCAGCTTATCGAGCGTTTGAAGCAAACCAAAAAATTTTACAAGCATATGATAAAAGTATGGACAAAGCGGCAAACGAAATCGGCCGCTTAAGATAG
- a CDS encoding GDP-mannose 4,6-dehydratase, with product MKRALITGVTGQDGSFLAEFLLEKGYEVHGVIRRSSSYNQERLEDILSPEEAEALKNNKNFHLHYGDITDTSNVIRLISEIRPDEIYNLAAQSHVRVSFDMPEYTADVDALGTLRILEAVRILGLTEKTRIYQASTSELYGKVQEVPQKETTPFYPRSPYGVAKLYGYWITKNYRESYGMFAVNGILFNHESERRGETFVTRKITLAAARIAQGKQDKLYLGNLDALRDWGYAKDYVECMWLMLQHDTPEDFVIATGEMHSVREFATLAFKYAGIDIEWQGEGLNEKGIDKATGRVLIEVDPKYFRPAEVDQLLGDPTKAKTLLGWNPTKTPFEELVRIMVEADMKKVEKEDKAKRMFD from the coding sequence ATGAAACGAGCGTTAATTACAGGTGTAACAGGACAAGATGGATCTTTCTTAGCTGAGTTTTTATTAGAAAAAGGTTATGAGGTACATGGTGTTATTCGCCGCAGCTCTTCCTATAACCAAGAGCGTTTAGAGGATATTTTATCACCGGAAGAAGCGGAAGCGTTAAAAAATAATAAAAATTTTCATTTACACTATGGTGATATTACGGATACATCAAATGTTATCCGTTTAATTAGTGAAATTCGTCCGGATGAAATTTATAACTTAGCGGCACAATCACACGTTCGTGTATCTTTTGATATGCCAGAATATACAGCGGATGTAGATGCGTTAGGTACACTACGTATTTTAGAAGCCGTACGTATTTTAGGATTGACAGAGAAAACACGTATTTATCAAGCATCAACATCTGAATTATACGGAAAAGTTCAAGAAGTTCCGCAAAAGGAAACAACACCATTTTATCCTCGTTCACCGTATGGTGTAGCTAAATTATATGGATATTGGATTACAAAAAACTACCGTGAATCGTATGGAATGTTTGCAGTGAATGGTATTTTATTTAACCATGAATCAGAGCGCCGTGGTGAAACATTTGTAACACGTAAGATTACATTAGCTGCAGCACGAATTGCTCAGGGTAAACAAGATAAATTATACTTAGGTAACCTAGATGCACTTCGTGACTGGGGATATGCAAAAGATTATGTAGAGTGCATGTGGCTAATGTTGCAGCATGATACTCCGGAAGACTTCGTCATAGCTACAGGAGAGATGCACTCTGTACGGGAATTTGCAACATTAGCATTTAAATATGCAGGCATTGATATTGAGTGGCAAGGTGAAGGACTAAACGAAAAAGGTATTGATAAAGCCACTGGTCGTGTACTAATTGAAGTAGATCCGAAATATTTCCGTCCAGCTGAAGTTGATCAATTACTAGGAGATCCAACAAAAGCAAAGACATTATTGGGGTGGAATCCGACAAAAACTCCGTTTGAAGAGTTAGTTCGGATTATGGTGGAAGCGGATATGAAGAAGGTTGAGAAGGAAGATAAGGCGAAGAGGATGTTTGATTAA
- a CDS encoding capsular biosynthesis protein — translation MRSLITKTNPKSPISEQYRTIRTNIQFSVVDRPLRSIMVTSSAPAEGKSTTVANLAVVFAQQGKKVLLIDADLRKPTVHYTFRKDNHVGLTNVLTKQAALHIAVKETEVENLFVLTSGPIPPNPAELLGSAAMEELLAEAYDQFDVVLFDTPPVLAVTDAQILANQCDGTILVVQSGKTEIEAAQKAKELLLAAKGKLLGVVLNQKKQKESSYYYYYGNK, via the coding sequence ATGCGCTCGCTCATCACAAAAACAAATCCGAAATCGCCAATTTCTGAACAATATCGGACGATTCGCACAAACATTCAATTTTCTGTCGTGGATCGTCCGTTGCGCTCGATTATGGTCACGTCCTCTGCCCCTGCAGAAGGAAAGTCGACAACCGTTGCCAACTTAGCCGTTGTTTTTGCCCAACAAGGAAAAAAAGTGCTTCTAATTGATGCGGACTTACGTAAACCGACTGTTCATTATACGTTTCGCAAAGATAATCATGTTGGGTTAACGAACGTATTGACAAAGCAAGCAGCACTTCATATCGCAGTGAAAGAAACAGAAGTGGAAAACTTATTTGTGTTAACGAGCGGTCCGATTCCACCAAACCCAGCTGAATTGCTCGGCTCAGCTGCCATGGAAGAACTATTAGCGGAAGCATATGATCAGTTTGATGTTGTTCTTTTTGATACACCGCCTGTGTTAGCCGTGACGGATGCCCAAATTTTAGCGAACCAATGCGATGGAACCATTCTTGTTGTCCAAAGCGGTAAAACAGAAATTGAAGCAGCACAAAAGGCGAAAGAACTACTTTTAGCGGCAAAAGGGAAGCTTCTTGGCGTCGTTTTAAACCAAAAGAAACAAAAAGAAAGTAGCTATTACTATTACTATGGTAACAAATAG
- a CDS encoding transposase, translating to MIRTYKVMLLPNNKQKTKLFQCAGVARWAYNFALAQQQENDKQGGQFLSDGELRKRLTKLKQTKEYSWLNSFSNNITKQAIKDACQAYKNFFEGRAKFPKFKTKKRTRPSFYQDTTKIKITDTHVKLEKLTPSKKKNRQKFNWIRLAERGRIPHGAHIKYVNPRIVFDGLHWFLTVGVEEAEVKHGTYNEGIGIDLGIKSFATVSNGMTFPNIHHMPQVKKLEKQMKRMQRKISRKYEMNKIQTEGGEFRYRKTENIKKLEFLVLKKRRRLKNTQLNYTHHITTTLVKTKPAYVVMEDLNTSGMLKNRKLSKAIQQQTFHEFKRQMTYKCAWHGIELIVADRFYPSSKKCSCCGHVKEKLSLSERTYRCEACGLEMDRDLNASINLKNYAK from the coding sequence ATGATTCGCACGTACAAAGTCATGCTTCTGCCCAACAATAAGCAAAAGACGAAGCTATTTCAATGCGCCGGTGTTGCCAGATGGGCGTATAACTTTGCATTAGCACAACAACAAGAAAATGATAAACAAGGTGGTCAATTTTTAAGTGATGGCGAACTAAGAAAAAGACTAACGAAACTCAAACAAACGAAAGAGTACAGTTGGCTCAATTCATTCTCAAACAACATCACAAAACAAGCGATCAAAGACGCGTGTCAAGCTTACAAAAACTTTTTCGAAGGGCGGGCGAAGTTTCCAAAGTTTAAAACAAAAAAGCGAACACGCCCAAGTTTTTATCAAGACACCACCAAAATCAAAATCACCGACACGCATGTGAAACTAGAGAAACTGACGCCTTCTAAAAAGAAAAATAGACAGAAATTCAATTGGATTCGTCTTGCTGAAAGAGGTCGTATTCCTCACGGTGCACATATAAAGTATGTCAATCCGCGCATCGTGTTTGACGGACTTCATTGGTTTTTAACGGTCGGTGTAGAGGAAGCGGAAGTGAAACATGGAACATACAACGAAGGCATTGGTATTGATTTAGGGATAAAATCGTTCGCTACCGTCAGCAATGGGATGACGTTTCCTAACATCCATCACATGCCTCAAGTGAAAAAGCTTGAAAAACAAATGAAACGAATGCAAAGAAAAATATCGCGAAAATATGAAATGAACAAAATCCAAACAGAAGGAGGTGAATTCCGTTACAGAAAAACGGAAAACATCAAGAAACTAGAATTCCTTGTTTTGAAAAAACGCCGAAGGCTAAAAAATACACAGCTAAACTATACCCACCACATCACCACGACGTTGGTGAAAACCAAGCCAGCGTATGTCGTGATGGAAGACTTGAATACAAGCGGCATGTTAAAAAATCGCAAGCTATCGAAAGCGATTCAACAACAAACATTCCACGAGTTCAAGCGGCAAATGACGTACAAATGTGCATGGCATGGGATCGAGTTGATCGTGGCGGATCGTTTTTATCCGTCAAGCAAAAAGTGCAGCTGTTGTGGTCATGTAAAAGAGAAGCTTTCTTTATCCGAACGGACGTACCGTTGCGAGGCGTGTGGGCTAGAAATGGATCGCGACCTCAACGCAAGCATCAACTTGAAAAACTATGCCAAGTAA
- a CDS encoding rod shape-determining protein, which yields MFLARDIGIDLGTANVLIYVKGKGIVLNEPSVVAIDQHTKRVLAVGEEARRMVGRTPGHIVAIRPLKDGVIADFEITEAMLKHFLSKLNVKGWFVKPRILICCPTNITSVERKAIKEAAEKSGGKKVYLEEEPKVAAIGAGMDIFQPSGNMVIDIGGGTTDVAVLSMGDIVTSASIKVAGDKFDQEILNYIKREYKLLIGERTAEEIKMNIATVYPNARDEAMDIRGRDLVTGLPRTITIRSGEIEKALRETVYTIVQTAKSVLERTPPELSADIIDRGVFLTGGGALLHGIDQLLAQELKVPVFIAENPMDCVAIGTGLMLDNIDKAPYRQPV from the coding sequence ATGTTTTTAGCAAGAGATATCGGCATCGATCTCGGCACGGCGAACGTGTTGATTTATGTAAAAGGAAAGGGCATTGTATTAAACGAGCCTTCCGTCGTTGCGATTGACCAGCATACGAAGCGAGTGTTAGCGGTCGGAGAAGAGGCGCGACGCATGGTCGGGCGCACGCCTGGGCATATTGTTGCTATTCGTCCGTTAAAAGACGGGGTGATTGCAGATTTTGAAATTACGGAAGCGATGTTAAAACATTTTTTAAGCAAACTCAATGTAAAAGGATGGTTTGTTAAACCGCGCATTTTAATTTGCTGTCCAACAAACATTACGTCCGTCGAACGAAAAGCGATTAAAGAAGCGGCAGAAAAAAGCGGCGGAAAAAAAGTGTACTTAGAAGAGGAGCCGAAAGTAGCAGCGATTGGCGCAGGAATGGACATTTTCCAACCTTCTGGAAATATGGTGATCGACATCGGTGGAGGTACGACGGACGTTGCGGTATTATCGATGGGTGATATCGTCACATCTGCATCCATTAAAGTAGCGGGCGATAAATTTGACCAAGAAATTTTAAACTATATTAAACGAGAATATAAACTACTCATCGGTGAGCGAACAGCGGAAGAAATTAAAATGAACATCGCTACCGTGTATCCGAATGCACGCGATGAAGCGATGGACATTCGCGGCCGCGATTTAGTCACAGGCTTACCAAGAACGATTACGATTCGCTCCGGTGAAATTGAAAAGGCGCTACGCGAAACGGTATATACGATCGTCCAAACAGCAAAAAGCGTCCTTGAGCGCACACCGCCAGAACTATCCGCCGACATTATTGACCGCGGCGTTTTCTTAACAGGAGGTGGGGCATTGCTTCACGGCATCGACCAACTTCTTGCCCAAGAATTAAAAGTGCCTGTTTTTATTGCCGAAAATCCGATGGATTGCGTGGCAATCGGCACAGGATTAATGCTTGATAACATCGACAAAGCTCCATATCGTCAACCTGTATAG
- a CDS encoding UTP--glucose-1-phosphate uridylyltransferase: MKTVRKAIIPAAGLGTRFLPATKAMPKEMLPIVDKPTIQYIVEEAIESGIEDIIIVTGKGKRAIEDHFDHAFELEQTLLKNNKHDLLEKVKEPSKVDIHYIRQKEPKGLGHAVWCARKFIGDEPFAVLLGDDIVQADTPCLKQLMNEFEQTHSSIIGVKQVADNETHRYGIIDPLDKKGRRYQVKQFVEKPAPGTAPSNLAIMGRYILTPEIFMFLEKQETGAGGEIQLTDAIQKLNEIQRVFAYEFEGKRYDVGEKLGFIQTTIEFAMQDEELKQQLLPFMEQILQEAKVKE, from the coding sequence GTGAAAACGGTAAGAAAAGCCATTATTCCAGCCGCCGGGCTTGGCACACGCTTTTTACCTGCGACAAAAGCGATGCCAAAAGAAATGCTTCCGATTGTCGACAAGCCGACGATTCAATATATCGTCGAAGAAGCGATCGAATCCGGTATTGAAGACATTATTATCGTCACAGGAAAAGGAAAGCGTGCCATCGAAGACCATTTCGATCACGCATTCGAACTTGAACAAACGTTGTTAAAAAACAATAAACATGACCTACTAGAAAAAGTAAAAGAACCATCCAAAGTCGACATTCATTACATTCGTCAAAAAGAACCAAAAGGACTAGGCCACGCCGTCTGGTGCGCCCGTAAATTTATCGGCGACGAACCGTTTGCTGTCCTATTAGGCGACGACATCGTCCAAGCCGACACACCATGTTTAAAACAACTGATGAACGAATTTGAACAAACGCATAGCTCGATCATCGGCGTCAAACAAGTTGCTGACAACGAAACACACCGCTACGGCATCATCGATCCACTTGATAAAAAAGGACGACGCTATCAAGTGAAACAATTCGTCGAAAAACCAGCACCAGGCACCGCCCCATCGAACTTGGCGATTATGGGTCGGTACATACTCACGCCAGAAATTTTCATGTTTCTTGAAAAACAAGAAACCGGTGCCGGCGGCGAAATTCAACTGACCGATGCGATTCAAAAGCTGAACGAAATCCAACGCGTCTTTGCGTACGAGTTTGAAGGAAAGCGATACGATGTTGGGGAGAAGCTGGGGTTTATCCAGACGACGATTGAGTTTGCGATGCAAGATGAGGAGTTGAAACAACAACTTCTTCCGTTTATGGAGCAGATATTGCAAGAAGCGAAAGTGAAGGAATAA
- a CDS encoding capsular biosynthesis protein has translation MEETISLRELFQTLRKRAWLIVAITVIATMTSGIVSYFVLTPIYQASTQLLVNQAKSEQPIYNISEIQTNLQLINTYNVIMKSPAILDIVKDELDLNMPIEELNEKINVTSEKDSQVVNVTVEDADPYMAADIANTVASVFQREIVKIMNVDNVNILAKAEVKEQPEPVKPKPLLNMAIAFVVGMMTGVGLAFLLEYLDNTIKNEQDVEKLLELPVLGAVTVIEDDQNGVQTMQAKKQIRGETIGF, from the coding sequence ATGGAAGAGACGATTAGCTTACGAGAATTATTTCAAACGTTACGCAAACGTGCGTGGCTTATTGTAGCGATTACTGTCATCGCAACGATGACGAGTGGAATCGTTAGCTACTTTGTGTTGACACCAATTTATCAAGCATCCACGCAACTACTCGTAAATCAAGCGAAAAGCGAACAGCCAATTTATAACATTAGCGAAATTCAAACGAATTTGCAGCTTATTAATACGTATAACGTCATTATGAAAAGCCCAGCCATTTTAGATATTGTTAAAGACGAGCTCGATTTAAATATGCCGATTGAAGAACTCAATGAAAAAATTAACGTCACAAGTGAAAAAGACTCGCAAGTCGTGAACGTAACAGTCGAAGACGCCGATCCGTACATGGCTGCCGATATTGCTAATACGGTTGCTAGCGTATTCCAGCGCGAAATCGTGAAAATTATGAACGTCGATAATGTGAACATTTTAGCGAAAGCAGAAGTAAAAGAACAACCCGAACCAGTAAAACCGAAACCGTTACTAAACATGGCGATCGCTTTTGTTGTCGGTATGATGACAGGTGTCGGTTTAGCCTTTTTACTGGAATATTTAGATAACACGATTAAAAACGAACAGGACGTCGAGAAGTTGCTTGAGCTACCTGTGCTAGGGGCAGTAACGGTTATTGAAGACGATCAAAACGGCGTTCAAACAATGCAAGCCAAAAAACAAATACGGGGTGAGACGATTGGTTTTTAA
- a CDS encoding flagellar biosynthesis protein FlgG — protein sequence MLRSMITAANTMNQLQQQLDVISHNIANVNTTGFKKRDAVFGELLAQQFTNLPKTDEAPRLTPAGVRLGVGAKVASTYMQMKQGSVVKTDRPLDLALTQEGQFFRIFVDGAIQYTRDGAFYLSPSPNNPDELMIVTADGYAVLNENDEPITVRDGFKDIQVTQNGTMQFIAPNGNIMQTVNIGVSYITRPQLMQALGDNRFAFPNGLNVGNATINLAGNNRNNISLQQYALEQSNVELATEMSELMITQRSYQLNARAITLSDQMMGLINGIRS from the coding sequence ATGCTTCGTTCAATGATTACTGCCGCCAATACAATGAACCAACTACAACAACAACTAGACGTCATTAGCCATAATATCGCCAACGTCAATACGACCGGGTTTAAAAAACGCGATGCCGTATTTGGTGAATTGCTCGCCCAACAGTTTACGAACTTGCCGAAAACAGACGAAGCGCCACGCCTCACCCCAGCTGGTGTTCGTCTCGGTGTCGGCGCAAAAGTCGCGTCCACCTATATGCAAATGAAACAAGGTTCGGTCGTAAAGACCGACCGTCCGCTTGATCTCGCTTTGACGCAAGAAGGGCAGTTTTTCCGCATTTTTGTCGATGGGGCGATTCAATATACGCGCGATGGTGCGTTTTACCTTAGCCCGTCCCCAAACAATCCAGACGAACTGATGATTGTAACAGCTGATGGTTACGCGGTGCTAAATGAAAACGATGAGCCGATTACTGTCCGCGACGGTTTTAAAGACATTCAAGTGACCCAAAACGGCACGATGCAATTCATTGCGCCAAACGGAAACATCATGCAGACGGTAAACATCGGGGTATCATATATCACCCGTCCGCAACTCATGCAGGCGCTCGGTGACAACCGTTTTGCTTTTCCAAATGGGCTCAATGTGGGAAACGCAACAATCAATTTAGCTGGCAATAATCGCAACAATATTTCACTACAACAATACGCCCTCGAACAATCTAATGTCGAACTAGCGACGGAAATGAGCGAGCTGATGATTACGCAACGGTCATATCAGCTTAACGCTCGTGCGATTACGCTATCGGATCAAATGATGGGGCTCATTAACGGCATTCGTTCGTAG
- a CDS encoding multidrug MFS transporter translates to MAQSGNVASIQAQQRYTQQVIVNDKKSYLIAKRTMDIIGAMIGLISLSWLFLIVAVLIKLEDPKGPVFFKQIRVGKDGKQFYMYKFRSMVTDAEKRLKELLNYNEVSGAMFKMKNDPRVTKIGKFIRKTSIDELPQLWNVLKGDMSLVGPRPPLPREVAQYTEYDKQRLLVIPGCTGLWQVSARNSVGFKEMVELDLHYIRNQSILFDLKIIIKTVFVLFGSKHAF, encoded by the coding sequence TTGGCGCAATCAGGCAATGTTGCTAGTATACAAGCCCAACAAAGATATACTCAACAAGTGATTGTTAACGATAAAAAAAGTTATTTAATTGCTAAACGAACAATGGACATTATCGGAGCCATGATCGGATTAATTTCGTTATCTTGGCTCTTTCTTATTGTCGCTGTTCTCATAAAGCTAGAAGACCCAAAAGGTCCAGTGTTTTTTAAACAAATACGAGTTGGAAAAGACGGAAAACAGTTTTATATGTACAAATTTCGCTCGATGGTGACCGATGCGGAAAAGAGATTGAAAGAATTACTGAATTATAACGAAGTGTCAGGTGCCATGTTTAAAATGAAAAACGACCCACGCGTCACGAAAATAGGGAAATTTATTCGTAAGACAAGCATTGACGAGCTCCCGCAATTATGGAATGTATTAAAAGGAGACATGAGCTTAGTTGGCCCACGTCCACCTCTGCCGAGGGAAGTAGCGCAGTATACGGAGTATGATAAACAACGATTGCTTGTGATACCGGGGTGTACGGGGTTGTGGCAGGTGAGCGCTCGCAACAGTGTCGGGTTTAAAGAAATGGTCGAGTTAGATTTACACTATATTCGCAATCAATCAATTTTATTTGATTTGAAGATTATCATAAAAACTGTTTTTGTATTGTTTGGGTCGAAACATGCATTTTAA
- a CDS encoding beta-hydroxyacyl-ACP dehydratase translates to MLDIQQIQQIIPHRYPFLLVDRIVEVEEGKRAVGIKNVSANEQFFVGHFPEYPVMPGVLIVEALAQVGAVAMLMKEENRGRLAFFTGIDNCRFKKQVKPGDQLRLEVEMIRFKGAIGKGKGIATVDGELVCETEMMFALGEK, encoded by the coding sequence ATGCTTGATATTCAACAAATTCAACAAATTATTCCACATCGCTATCCGTTTTTACTCGTTGATCGCATTGTTGAAGTGGAAGAAGGAAAACGCGCCGTCGGCATTAAAAACGTGAGCGCCAACGAACAATTTTTCGTCGGTCATTTTCCTGAATATCCGGTCATGCCTGGCGTATTGATTGTCGAAGCACTTGCGCAAGTGGGAGCTGTCGCGATGTTAATGAAAGAAGAAAACCGCGGTCGCCTCGCCTTTTTCACAGGCATTGATAACTGCCGATTTAAAAAACAAGTGAAACCTGGTGACCAATTACGGTTAGAAGTCGAAATGATTCGCTTTAAAGGTGCGATTGGCAAAGGGAAAGGCATCGCCACCGTTGATGGTGAGCTCGTATGCGAAACAGAAATGATGTTTGCCCTCGGTGAAAAATAA
- a CDS encoding tyrosine protein phosphatase, which yields MIDIHSHILPSVDDGAKTVEDAIEMAKVAVAEGITTIIATPHHRNGAFENDRPSVMSRVEAFNETLRDHHIPLRVLPGQEVRIHGELIDHYHDGDILSLAETKYVLIELPNNHVPRYTEQLLFDIQMQGLVPIIAHPERNSDFIEHPTKLYELVKKGALTQLTAASVVGKFGKNIKKFSLQMIEANLAHLIASDAHNITTRAFHLREAYDVIQKQFGSQAVYVFQENAQLLVANDTLYKDAPERMKKKKFLGIF from the coding sequence ATGATCGATATTCATAGTCATATTTTACCGTCTGTCGATGACGGTGCCAAGACGGTTGAGGATGCTATTGAGATGGCAAAAGTGGCCGTTGCCGAAGGAATTACGACCATCATCGCAACTCCTCATCATCGCAATGGGGCGTTCGAAAATGATCGACCATCCGTTATGAGTCGTGTCGAAGCATTCAATGAGACGTTACGAGATCATCACATCCCGCTACGTGTTTTACCGGGACAAGAAGTGCGTATTCATGGGGAGCTTATCGATCATTATCACGACGGCGACATTTTGTCGCTTGCGGAGACGAAATATGTGCTCATCGAACTGCCAAACAACCACGTTCCACGTTATACGGAACAATTGTTGTTCGATATACAAATGCAAGGGCTCGTTCCAATTATCGCTCACCCTGAACGCAACAGCGACTTCATTGAGCACCCGACGAAATTATACGAATTAGTAAAAAAAGGAGCATTAACGCAACTCACTGCCGCCAGTGTAGTAGGAAAGTTCGGAAAAAATATTAAAAAGTTTTCACTACAAATGATCGAAGCGAATTTAGCTCACCTTATTGCTTCTGATGCACATAACATAACGACGCGCGCCTTTCATTTGCGCGAAGCATACGACGTCATTCAAAAGCAATTCGGTTCACAAGCTGTGTATGTGTTTCAAGAGAACGCACAGCTGCTTGTTGCGAACGACACATTGTATAAAGATGCGCCAGAACGAATGAAAAAGAAAAAGTTTTTAGGTATTTTCTAA
- a CDS encoding GDP-fucose synthetase — MDKNAKIYVAGHRGLVGSAILRKLQADGYTNLVYKTSQELDLRNKNEVDKFFEEEKPEYVFLAAAKVGGIVANNEYPADFIRDNLMIQTNVIDAAYRNGVKKLLFLGSTCIYPKFAPQPLKEEYLLTGELEPTNEPYAIAKIAGIKMCQSYNRQYGTKYISVMPTNLYGPNDNFDLHTSHVLPALIRKFHEAKETNAPYVEVWGTGTPRREFLYSDDLADACVFLMNNYEGNEIVNVGVGEDISIKELAEKIKNIVGYQGEIKFDTTKPDGTPRKLVDVSKINALGWKASISLDEGLQKAYQWFLDNVAVKTN; from the coding sequence ATGGACAAAAATGCAAAAATTTATGTCGCAGGCCATCGCGGCTTAGTTGGTTCTGCGATTTTGCGAAAATTACAAGCAGACGGTTATACTAATCTTGTGTATAAAACAAGTCAAGAGTTGGATTTAAGAAATAAAAATGAAGTGGACAAGTTTTTTGAAGAGGAGAAGCCAGAATATGTGTTTCTTGCCGCAGCGAAAGTCGGTGGTATCGTTGCCAACAATGAATACCCAGCGGATTTTATTCGCGACAATTTAATGATTCAAACGAATGTCATCGATGCGGCATATCGAAACGGTGTCAAAAAGCTATTATTCTTAGGAAGCACATGTATTTATCCGAAATTTGCTCCGCAGCCGTTAAAAGAAGAATATTTGTTGACAGGCGAATTGGAGCCAACGAATGAACCATATGCAATTGCGAAAATTGCCGGCATTAAGATGTGTCAATCATATAACCGCCAATATGGTACAAAATATATTTCCGTTATGCCGACGAATTTATATGGTCCAAATGATAATTTTGATTTACATACCTCTCATGTGCTACCGGCACTTATCCGCAAATTTCATGAGGCGAAAGAAACAAATGCTCCATATGTCGAAGTATGGGGAACAGGAACTCCAAGACGCGAGTTTTTATACTCTGATGATTTAGCCGATGCTTGTGTCTTTTTAATGAACAATTACGAAGGCAACGAAATCGTCAATGTCGGTGTCGGTGAGGATATTTCTATTAAAGAACTAGCGGAAAAAATTAAAAACATTGTCGGTTATCAAGGCGAAATTAAATTTGATACAACAAAACCAGATGGTACACCACGTAAACTAGTAGATGTATCAAAAATTAATGCGTTAGGCTGGAAAGCAAGCATTTCATTAGATGAAGGATTGCAAAAAGCGTATCAATGGTTCTTAGATAACGTAGCAGTAAAAACAAATTAA
- a CDS encoding sporulation transcriptional regulator SpoIIID has translation MHDYIKERTIKIGKYIVETRKTVRVIAKEFGVSKSTVHKDLTERLPEINPELANEVKEILDYHKSIRHLRGGEATKKKYKKETEQAT, from the coding sequence GTGCACGATTACATCAAAGAGCGTACAATCAAGATTGGCAAGTACATCGTGGAGACGAGAAAAACCGTTCGCGTCATCGCGAAAGAGTTCGGTGTGTCCAAAAGCACCGTCCATAAAGATTTAACGGAACGGCTTCCAGAAATTAATCCCGAATTAGCGAATGAAGTGAAAGAAATTTTAGATTACCATAAATCCATTCGCCATTTGCGTGGAGGAGAAGCAACGAAGAAAAAGTATAAAAAAGAAACGGAGCAAGCGACGTAA